One region of Catenuloplanes indicus genomic DNA includes:
- a CDS encoding ROK family transcriptional regulator, with amino-acid sequence MAVTPRPGTPRLLRALNDRAALELLLARGPLTRAQLGEMTGLSKVTASQLVERLEERGLVTRVGEQAGGRGPNAQLYAVTPGSAHVVGVDFGPDRVVAACADITGAVIGRAELSTKDTDDPVGVVHTAVVQAATSAHAEMATVRRVVLGTPGLVEPDTGDIRFAWDLPRWRHGLRDALGEDLHTPIAFANDVNLAAIAEAHVGAARGVDDFLLLWAGRGVGLAVVLGGRLHQGSTGAAGEIGYLPVPGAPIPRDTGKRGAKGAFQLLAGAEAVRAAGREHGFRGASAADVVRAAVAAGTKGGPFLDDLASRLALGVASAAVVLDPPLVVLAGEVGQAGGSALAERVQHEVAATTLVSPKVVVTEVTEEPVLQGALRTALDAVRDEVFGSTV; translated from the coding sequence ATGGCCGTCACGCCGAGACCCGGCACGCCGCGGCTGCTCCGCGCCCTGAACGACCGCGCCGCGCTGGAGCTTCTGCTGGCCCGCGGACCGCTCACCCGCGCGCAGCTCGGCGAGATGACCGGGCTCAGCAAGGTCACCGCATCCCAGCTGGTGGAACGGCTGGAGGAACGCGGACTGGTCACCCGGGTGGGTGAGCAGGCCGGCGGACGTGGTCCGAACGCACAGCTCTACGCGGTCACGCCGGGCAGCGCACACGTGGTCGGCGTGGACTTCGGACCGGACCGGGTGGTCGCCGCGTGCGCGGACATCACCGGCGCCGTGATCGGCCGCGCCGAACTGTCCACCAAGGACACCGACGACCCGGTCGGCGTCGTGCACACCGCGGTCGTCCAGGCCGCGACCAGCGCACACGCGGAGATGGCCACGGTGCGCCGGGTGGTCCTCGGCACACCCGGCCTGGTCGAGCCGGACACCGGCGACATCCGGTTCGCCTGGGATCTGCCCCGCTGGCGGCACGGCCTCCGCGACGCGCTCGGCGAGGACCTGCACACACCGATCGCGTTCGCCAATGACGTGAACCTGGCCGCGATCGCCGAGGCGCACGTCGGCGCGGCCCGCGGCGTCGACGACTTCCTGCTGCTCTGGGCGGGCCGCGGCGTCGGCCTCGCGGTCGTCCTCGGTGGCCGGCTGCATCAGGGGTCCACCGGCGCGGCCGGCGAGATCGGCTACCTGCCGGTGCCCGGCGCGCCGATTCCCCGGGACACCGGCAAACGCGGCGCCAAGGGCGCGTTCCAGCTGCTCGCCGGCGCCGAGGCGGTCCGCGCGGCCGGCCGCGAACACGGCTTCCGGGGCGCGTCCGCCGCCGACGTGGTCCGCGCCGCCGTCGCGGCCGGCACCAAGGGCGGCCCGTTCCTGGACGACCTCGCGTCCCGGCTCGCGCTCGGCGTGGCCAGCGCGGCCGTGGTCCTGGACCCACCACTGGTGGTACTGGCCGGCGAGGTCGGCCAGGCCGGCGGCAGCGCACTCGCCGAACGGGTCCAGCACGAGGTCGCGGCCACCACGCTGGTCTCGCCGAAGGTCGTGGTCACCGAGGTGACCGAGGAACCGGTCCTCCAGGGCGCACTCCGGACCGCGCTGGACGCGGTCCGCGACGAGGTCTTCGGCAGCACTGTCTAG
- a CDS encoding glycoside hydrolase family 3 protein, protein MTTIDPGLRRLALGTLLAAFRGPVAPEWARDLAAEGLAGFTLFGYNVETPAQLAALTASLRKIRPSVLLAIDEEGGDVTRLAHATGSPYPGNAALGAAGDVEATRAIYRSIGLDLAALGINVNLAPTVDVNSADDNPVIGTRSFGADPALVAAHTAAAVAGLQEARVAACAKHFPGHGDTVADSHTELPTVDVPLDVLRTRELPPFEAAIGAGARTVMTAHIRVPVLTGDDPATFSPAVLHDLLRGEFGFTGAVITDALEMKGAAVAAGGIAPAAVRALAAGADLLCIGADVDADLVEEIVTEIVTAVADGRLSPDRLADAAGRNAALATWTAQPAATGPVDPALPDAVARRAVRIDGSVDGLDLSAPLMVQLGSASNMAEGRVPWGLGGLLPHADLIHVAAAEVTAQALCDRAGARPIILVGRHIHRFPASRALAESLAATHPTVIVELGWPSSSWRPAGACAVIRTHGATQPLAKAAAALLKP, encoded by the coding sequence ATGACCACCATCGATCCCGGGCTGCGGCGCCTGGCGCTGGGCACGCTGCTGGCGGCGTTCCGGGGCCCGGTCGCGCCGGAGTGGGCCCGTGACCTGGCCGCCGAAGGGCTCGCCGGGTTCACGCTGTTCGGCTACAACGTGGAGACACCGGCGCAGCTGGCCGCGCTGACCGCGTCGCTGCGCAAGATCCGCCCGTCCGTGCTGCTCGCGATCGACGAGGAGGGCGGCGACGTCACCCGGCTCGCGCACGCGACCGGCAGTCCATATCCCGGGAACGCCGCGCTCGGCGCCGCCGGTGACGTGGAGGCGACGCGTGCCATCTACCGGTCGATCGGCCTGGACCTGGCCGCGCTCGGCATCAACGTCAACCTCGCGCCGACCGTGGACGTGAACTCCGCGGACGACAACCCGGTGATCGGCACCCGCTCGTTCGGCGCCGACCCGGCGCTGGTCGCGGCGCACACCGCGGCCGCGGTCGCCGGTCTGCAGGAGGCGCGCGTCGCCGCCTGCGCCAAGCACTTCCCCGGGCACGGCGACACGGTGGCGGACTCGCACACCGAGCTGCCGACCGTGGACGTGCCGCTGGACGTGCTGCGGACGCGGGAGCTGCCGCCGTTCGAGGCAGCGATCGGCGCGGGCGCGCGGACCGTGATGACCGCGCACATCCGGGTGCCGGTGCTGACCGGCGACGACCCGGCCACGTTCAGCCCCGCCGTGCTGCACGACCTGCTGCGCGGCGAGTTCGGCTTCACCGGTGCGGTGATCACCGACGCGCTGGAGATGAAGGGCGCGGCCGTCGCGGCCGGCGGTATCGCACCGGCCGCGGTCCGCGCGCTGGCCGCCGGCGCCGACCTGCTCTGCATCGGCGCGGACGTCGACGCCGACCTGGTCGAGGAGATCGTCACCGAGATCGTGACCGCGGTCGCGGACGGCCGCCTCTCCCCCGACCGGCTCGCGGACGCGGCCGGCCGCAACGCCGCGCTCGCCACGTGGACCGCGCAGCCCGCCGCGACCGGCCCGGTCGACCCGGCGCTGCCGGACGCGGTCGCCCGCCGCGCGGTCCGGATCGACGGCTCGGTCGACGGGCTGGACCTCTCCGCGCCACTCATGGTGCAGCTCGGCTCCGCCTCGAACATGGCCGAGGGCCGGGTGCCGTGGGGCCTCGGCGGTCTCCTGCCGCACGCCGACCTCATCCACGTGGCGGCGGCCGAGGTCACGGCGCAGGCGCTGTGCGACCGGGCCGGAGCGCGGCCGATCATCCTGGTCGGGCGGCACATCCACCGGTTCCCGGCCAGCCGCGCGCTCGCCGAGTCACTCGCCGCCACCCACCCGACCGTGATCGTCGAGCTCGGCTGGCCGTCGTCCTCCTGGCGCCCGGCCGGCGCGTGCGCGGTGATCCGCACGCACGGCGCCACCCAGCCGCTGGCCAAGGCCGCAGCTGCGCTGCTCAAACCCTGA
- a CDS encoding GNAT family N-acetyltransferase, with protein MLDKRLYHHLVAWLGQWPPRQGLAVVGSERRTLPGWDGKIHPFLGVGSPSTGTVLSAAVPRVPALRALTDLPIEDLLAKVPDAVGAPDRQAFHGLFRWTTDPAPLPDAGEWTSVGDPVVPEWLRVFAPEVLIHRDPETGAYLAGVGIKRHDQHGNEISVGTEPAARGKGLARMLVAQAARRILDEGAIPTYLHDVSNIASSKVAENAGFPDRGWSFYGLED; from the coding sequence ATGCTGGACAAGCGCCTCTATCACCATCTGGTGGCGTGGCTCGGGCAGTGGCCCCCGCGGCAGGGCCTGGCGGTCGTCGGATCCGAGCGCCGCACGCTCCCCGGCTGGGACGGCAAGATCCACCCGTTCCTCGGCGTCGGCTCACCGTCCACCGGTACCGTGCTGTCCGCCGCGGTACCGCGCGTGCCGGCCCTGCGCGCGCTCACCGACCTGCCGATCGAGGACCTGCTGGCCAAGGTGCCGGACGCGGTCGGCGCACCGGACCGGCAGGCGTTCCACGGCCTGTTCCGCTGGACCACCGACCCCGCCCCGCTGCCCGACGCCGGCGAGTGGACCTCGGTCGGTGACCCGGTGGTGCCGGAGTGGCTGCGCGTCTTCGCGCCCGAGGTGCTCATCCACCGCGATCCGGAGACCGGTGCCTACCTGGCCGGCGTCGGCATCAAGCGGCACGACCAGCACGGCAACGAGATCTCCGTCGGCACCGAGCCGGCCGCCCGCGGCAAGGGCCTGGCCCGCATGCTGGTCGCCCAGGCCGCCCGCCGAATTCTGGACGAGGGCGCGATTCCCACCTACCTGCACGACGTCAGCAACATCGCGTCCTCCAAGGTCGCCGAGAACGCCGGCTTCCCCGACCGCGGCTGGTCCTTCTACGGCTTGGAGGACTGA
- a CDS encoding penicillin-binding transpeptidase domain-containing protein, producing the protein MLRLRTAAVTALVLASTSLTACSGSDGPGDTLNAFLAGWRSGNLDGVGVVSAAGQTMSAADVNAAIRALSGELADTPPELSAPEPAEDKTLATGDVKVTWTLPGGHRWEYQTPVRLSKGDDAWRVVWEPAVVHPQLKEGDELRVQRIAGTRAAILDAAGSPIFSDRKVVVVGIHPKLATSLDSTVATLGTEMKQFGVDLSGLKAEVEAAEPDDEVVVATLRDTDYAKIKAKIENLPGLQTREETRFLAPTRVFARALLGTVGDVTKEDMDAKPGVFEIGDQTGHGGLQERYDEQLRGTPGEAVVITQAAPAGEPTFTELWRAEPAAGKPVRTTLDPKIQTAADDAVSTEAKRAALVAIKISDGSIVAVANGPNGGAENLAFTAQVPPGSTYKMVSALGLLDANIVGRDSPVACPKTFTVDGRTFNNAYDMQLGTVPFHTGFARSCNTAFAALSAKLGAPGLAAASAQLGIGGTWDVGAEAYTGKVSPGTPAAELAAAAFGQGKTVVSPLAMAAATAAVARGAFAAPKLVIDPAPAGSPAPVAPLKETSVTPLKEMMREVVTAGTATDLKSVKGDPVYGKTGTAEFDDTDLDKTHGWFVGWRGDIAVAVFVEEGGTGGGAAVPLVKNFFSAL; encoded by the coding sequence ATGCTCAGGCTCCGTACGGCCGCCGTGACGGCTCTGGTCCTCGCGAGCACGTCGCTCACCGCGTGCTCCGGCTCGGACGGCCCCGGCGACACACTGAACGCGTTCCTGGCCGGCTGGCGCTCCGGCAACCTCGACGGCGTCGGCGTCGTCTCCGCGGCCGGGCAGACGATGAGCGCGGCGGACGTGAACGCCGCGATCCGGGCACTCTCCGGCGAACTCGCCGACACGCCGCCGGAGCTGAGCGCGCCCGAGCCGGCCGAGGACAAGACGCTGGCCACCGGCGACGTGAAGGTCACCTGGACGCTGCCGGGCGGGCACCGGTGGGAGTACCAGACGCCGGTCCGGCTCAGCAAGGGCGACGACGCGTGGCGCGTGGTCTGGGAACCGGCCGTGGTCCACCCACAGCTCAAGGAGGGGGACGAGCTGCGCGTCCAGCGGATCGCCGGCACCCGCGCGGCCATCCTGGACGCCGCCGGCAGCCCGATCTTCAGCGACCGGAAGGTGGTCGTGGTCGGCATCCACCCGAAGCTCGCCACCTCGCTGGACTCCACCGTCGCCACGCTCGGCACCGAGATGAAACAGTTCGGCGTCGACCTGAGCGGGCTCAAGGCCGAGGTCGAGGCCGCCGAGCCGGACGACGAGGTGGTCGTCGCCACGCTGCGGGACACCGACTACGCCAAGATCAAGGCAAAGATCGAGAACCTTCCCGGCCTGCAGACCCGCGAGGAGACCCGGTTCCTGGCGCCGACCCGGGTGTTCGCCCGCGCACTGCTCGGCACGGTCGGCGACGTGACCAAGGAGGACATGGACGCGAAGCCGGGCGTGTTCGAGATCGGCGACCAGACCGGACACGGCGGGCTCCAGGAACGGTACGACGAGCAGCTCCGCGGCACGCCCGGCGAGGCCGTGGTGATCACCCAGGCCGCGCCGGCCGGGGAACCGACGTTCACCGAGCTGTGGCGTGCCGAACCGGCCGCCGGGAAGCCGGTCAGGACCACGCTGGACCCGAAGATCCAGACGGCCGCGGACGACGCGGTGTCCACGGAGGCGAAGCGGGCCGCACTGGTCGCCATCAAGATCTCGGACGGGTCGATCGTGGCGGTCGCGAACGGCCCGAACGGCGGCGCGGAGAACCTCGCGTTCACCGCGCAGGTGCCGCCCGGATCCACGTACAAGATGGTCTCCGCACTCGGCCTGCTGGACGCGAACATCGTCGGCAGGGACAGCCCGGTCGCCTGCCCGAAGACGTTCACGGTCGACGGCCGGACCTTCAACAACGCGTATGACATGCAGCTCGGCACGGTCCCGTTCCACACCGGCTTCGCCCGCTCCTGCAACACCGCGTTCGCCGCGCTGTCCGCCAAACTCGGCGCGCCCGGGCTCGCCGCGGCCAGCGCACAGCTCGGCATCGGCGGCACCTGGGACGTGGGCGCGGAGGCGTACACCGGCAAGGTGTCCCCCGGCACGCCCGCCGCCGAACTCGCGGCGGCCGCGTTCGGCCAGGGCAAGACCGTGGTCAGCCCGCTGGCGATGGCCGCGGCCACGGCCGCGGTGGCCCGGGGCGCGTTCGCCGCGCCGAAACTCGTCATCGACCCGGCACCGGCCGGGTCACCCGCACCGGTCGCGCCGCTCAAGGAGACGTCGGTGACGCCGCTGAAGGAGATGATGCGCGAGGTGGTCACGGCCGGCACGGCCACCGACCTCAAGTCGGTCAAGGGCGACCCGGTGTACGGCAAGACCGGCACCGCCGAATTCGACGACACGGACCTGGACAAGACCCACGGGTGGTTCGTGGGGTGGCGGGGGGACATCGCGGTCGCGGTGTTCGTCGAGGAGGGCGGCACGGGCGGCGGAGCCGCGGTTCCGCTGGTCAAGAACTTCTTCTCGGCTCTGTAG
- a CDS encoding NAD-glutamate dehydrogenase gives MDRRQVTGGDDNTQDDEGAVPAPGSEAIESGVSAREVEDTELEEPLPNAERLVAQAVALAGDDHDTASLVDRFWRFAADEELVGYTPKSLLDAALKHRELAAQRVPGELKLTIDELSEQGHTVIQVITDDMPFLVDSVTALLEGYHLDIHLLAHPLLVVRREPLGALTEVAAEVEPDEGIDGDLVESWMRIDVDPVRDTVTRDQLYRELQRVLTDVRDAVEDWPRMRQRALDIAVELGAVRDTPDRPPVPEKDLTDSIELLNWLAEEHFTFLGYREYELVDGEGDEKLLRATMGSGLGILRADQQAPRVLSTMTPEAYAKVLEKRLLIITKANSRATVHRSAYLDYIGIKIFNAAGEVVGERRFLGLLATDAYRTSVTELPVVKRKVAEILERSGLSPRSHSGKDLMAILETYPRDELFQIKVDDLYHAVIGVLRMAGRRQLRLFLRRDGYGRFISCLIYLPRDRFTTVNRLRMQEILLRELNGVGVDYTTRVSESMLARVHFIVRTDPANPPGVINADALAEDLAYATRLWDDDFRLVLDRKLGDGQAKRLFTRYVEALPESYKDEYNPYDSVQDLAKLELLEEAGQLEMHLFPKDDEVRFKVFRYGEPMVLSDVLPVLHSLGVRVLDERPFEISLDPASVFLYDFGLRLPDSHRALQEVRPHVENAFAAAWRAEAEVDGLNELVLRAGLTWRQVVVLRAYAKYLRQAGAVYSQEYMESTFVQYPAIAALLVRLFETRFSPWLQLGEAERTTRADAIVAEITERLDEVSSLDQDRIMRSFLTMMLATLRTSFYQRGNDNRPKSYVAFKLDPQAIPDLPAPRPMYEIFVYSPRFEGVHLRFGAVARGGLRWSDRREDFRTEILGLVKAQMVKNAVIVPVGAKGGFVLKQAPPSSDRDAFLAEGVACYRQFIAALLDVTDNISGGKIVPPREVVRHDGDDPYLVVAADKGTATFSDIANEISVAADFWLGDAFASGGSAGYDHKKMGITARGAWESVKKHFRDLGINTQAEDFTVVGVGDMSGDVFGNGMLLSEHIRLVAAFDHRHIFLDPTPDAATSFAERQRMFALPRSSWADYDTSLISAGGGVFPRTAKSIPVSAEAAAALGLAGPANLSPQELMRAILLAPVDLLFNGGIGTYVKAASESHGDVGDKANDGIRVNGGQLRVRVVGEGGNLGLTQRGRIEFALTGGKIGTDFIDNSAGVDCSDHEVNIKILLGGAVADGELSVADRDELLAEMTDEVAALVLRDNYEQAGALGTACAQSRSLLPVHRRMISDLVAAGHLDRELEALPSDAELDAREHGLSAPEFAVLLAYTKIVLEKEILEDPIADEPWTADVLTNYFPTALRERYADRMPGHRLRREIVTTVLVNEVVNRGGTSFVYRAMDESGASASDVIRAYTVVRDVFGLRDLWAAIEAQDNVIPTSAQILVYLEGRRLIDRAVRWIVGNRRSPLDVPGETARLRAGIAALLPRLERQLQGAELQAFEARVAEMTEQQVPRDLAVWATRLVYSFGLLDIVETASVTGRDVNEVAEVYFVISERLRVDALLSKVSALPRNDRWQTLARMALRYDLYAALAALTAEVLQSSDDTIAAEDRVNAWEQANSSALTRARKSMTDFGESAGDLAALSVLLRQIRTLVKTSAAG, from the coding sequence ATGGACCGGCGCCAGGTGACCGGCGGGGACGACAACACCCAGGACGACGAGGGGGCCGTCCCGGCACCCGGGTCCGAGGCGATCGAGTCTGGGGTGAGCGCCCGCGAGGTGGAGGACACCGAGCTCGAGGAGCCCTTGCCGAACGCGGAACGGCTGGTCGCGCAGGCGGTCGCGCTGGCCGGCGACGATCACGACACCGCGAGCCTGGTGGACCGCTTCTGGCGGTTCGCGGCCGACGAGGAGCTGGTCGGCTACACGCCGAAGTCGCTGCTCGACGCCGCGCTCAAGCACCGCGAGCTGGCCGCGCAACGCGTGCCGGGCGAGCTGAAGCTCACCATCGACGAGCTGTCCGAGCAGGGCCACACCGTGATTCAGGTGATCACGGACGACATGCCGTTCCTGGTCGACTCCGTGACCGCGCTGCTGGAGGGGTACCACCTCGACATACACCTGCTGGCTCACCCGCTGCTGGTGGTCCGCCGGGAGCCGCTGGGCGCGCTGACCGAGGTCGCGGCCGAGGTCGAGCCGGACGAGGGCATCGACGGTGACCTGGTCGAGAGCTGGATGCGGATCGACGTCGACCCGGTGCGCGACACGGTCACCCGCGACCAGCTCTACCGGGAGTTGCAGCGGGTGCTCACCGACGTGCGCGACGCGGTCGAGGACTGGCCGCGCATGCGGCAGCGCGCGCTCGACATCGCGGTCGAGCTCGGCGCGGTACGCGACACGCCGGACCGCCCGCCGGTGCCGGAGAAGGACCTGACCGACTCGATCGAGCTGCTGAACTGGCTGGCCGAGGAGCATTTCACGTTCCTCGGCTACCGGGAGTACGAGCTGGTCGACGGCGAGGGCGACGAGAAGCTGCTGCGGGCCACCATGGGCTCCGGGCTGGGCATCCTGCGGGCCGACCAGCAGGCGCCGCGGGTGCTATCCACGATGACGCCGGAGGCGTACGCGAAGGTGCTGGAGAAGCGCCTTCTGATCATCACGAAGGCGAACTCGCGCGCCACCGTGCACCGCTCCGCCTACCTCGACTACATCGGCATCAAGATCTTCAACGCGGCCGGCGAGGTGGTCGGGGAGCGGCGCTTCCTGGGTCTGCTGGCCACGGACGCGTACCGGACCAGCGTGACCGAGCTGCCGGTGGTCAAGCGCAAGGTGGCGGAGATCCTGGAGCGCTCCGGCCTGTCGCCGCGCAGCCACTCCGGCAAGGACCTGATGGCGATCCTGGAGACGTACCCCCGGGACGAGCTCTTCCAGATCAAGGTGGACGACCTCTACCACGCGGTGATCGGTGTGCTGCGGATGGCCGGGCGCCGCCAGCTGCGGCTGTTCCTGCGCCGCGACGGGTACGGCCGGTTCATCTCCTGCCTGATCTACCTGCCGCGGGACCGGTTCACCACGGTCAACCGGTTGCGCATGCAGGAGATCCTGCTCCGCGAGCTCAACGGCGTGGGCGTCGACTACACCACCCGGGTGAGCGAGTCGATGCTGGCCCGCGTGCACTTCATCGTGCGCACCGACCCGGCGAACCCGCCCGGCGTGATCAATGCGGACGCGCTCGCCGAGGACCTGGCCTACGCCACCCGCCTCTGGGACGACGACTTCCGCCTCGTGCTGGACCGTAAGCTCGGCGACGGCCAGGCGAAACGCCTCTTCACGCGGTACGTCGAGGCGCTGCCGGAGAGCTACAAGGACGAGTACAACCCGTACGATTCGGTGCAGGACCTGGCCAAGCTGGAGCTGCTCGAAGAGGCCGGCCAGCTGGAGATGCACCTGTTCCCGAAGGACGACGAGGTCCGGTTCAAGGTCTTCCGGTACGGCGAGCCGATGGTCCTCTCCGACGTGCTCCCGGTGCTGCACTCGCTCGGCGTCCGGGTGCTGGACGAGCGCCCGTTCGAGATCTCGCTCGACCCGGCCTCGGTCTTCCTCTACGACTTCGGCCTGCGGCTGCCCGACTCGCACCGTGCGCTGCAGGAGGTCCGGCCGCATGTGGAGAACGCGTTCGCGGCCGCCTGGCGCGCGGAGGCGGAGGTGGACGGCCTGAACGAGCTGGTGCTCCGGGCCGGCCTCACCTGGCGGCAGGTGGTGGTGCTCCGGGCGTACGCGAAGTACCTGCGCCAGGCCGGGGCGGTCTACTCGCAGGAGTACATGGAGTCCACGTTCGTGCAGTACCCGGCGATCGCGGCGCTGCTGGTCCGGCTGTTCGAGACCCGGTTCTCGCCGTGGCTGCAACTGGGCGAGGCGGAGCGCACCACGCGCGCGGACGCGATCGTCGCCGAGATCACCGAGCGGCTGGACGAGGTGAGCAGCCTCGACCAGGACCGGATCATGCGGTCCTTTCTCACCATGATGCTGGCCACCCTGCGCACCAGCTTCTACCAGCGCGGCAACGACAACCGGCCGAAGTCGTACGTGGCGTTCAAGCTCGACCCGCAGGCGATCCCGGACCTGCCCGCGCCGCGCCCGATGTACGAGATCTTCGTCTACTCGCCGCGGTTCGAGGGCGTGCACCTGCGCTTCGGCGCGGTCGCGCGCGGCGGCCTGCGCTGGTCGGACCGGCGCGAGGACTTCCGCACCGAGATCCTCGGCCTGGTCAAGGCACAGATGGTGAAGAACGCGGTGATCGTGCCGGTCGGCGCGAAGGGCGGTTTCGTCCTGAAGCAGGCGCCCCCGTCGTCCGATCGCGACGCGTTCCTCGCCGAGGGCGTGGCCTGCTACCGGCAGTTCATCGCCGCGCTGCTGGACGTCACGGACAACATCTCCGGCGGCAAGATCGTCCCGCCGCGCGAGGTGGTCCGGCACGACGGCGACGACCCCTACCTGGTGGTCGCGGCGGACAAGGGCACGGCCACGTTCTCCGACATCGCGAACGAGATCTCGGTCGCGGCCGACTTCTGGCTCGGCGACGCGTTCGCGTCCGGCGGCTCGGCCGGCTACGACCACAAGAAGATGGGCATCACCGCGCGCGGCGCCTGGGAGTCGGTCAAGAAGCACTTCCGCGACCTGGGCATCAACACGCAGGCCGAGGACTTCACCGTGGTCGGCGTGGGCGACATGTCCGGCGACGTGTTCGGCAACGGCATGCTGCTCTCCGAGCACATCCGGCTGGTCGCGGCGTTCGACCACCGGCACATCTTCCTCGACCCGACGCCGGACGCGGCCACCTCGTTCGCGGAACGGCAGCGCATGTTCGCGCTGCCGCGCTCCTCGTGGGCCGACTACGACACGTCGCTGATCTCCGCGGGCGGCGGCGTGTTCCCGCGGACCGCCAAGTCCATCCCGGTCTCCGCGGAGGCCGCAGCCGCGCTCGGACTTGCCGGCCCGGCGAATCTGAGCCCGCAGGAACTGATGCGCGCGATCCTGCTCGCCCCGGTCGACCTGCTGTTCAACGGCGGGATCGGCACGTACGTGAAGGCCGCGTCCGAATCGCACGGCGACGTCGGCGACAAGGCCAACGACGGGATCCGGGTCAACGGCGGCCAGCTGCGCGTGCGGGTGGTCGGCGAGGGCGGCAACCTGGGCCTGACCCAGCGCGGCCGGATCGAGTTCGCGCTCACCGGCGGCAAGATCGGCACCGACTTCATCGACAACTCCGCCGGTGTCGACTGCTCCGACCACGAGGTCAACATCAAGATCCTGCTCGGTGGTGCGGTCGCGGACGGCGAACTGTCCGTCGCCGACCGGGATGAGCTGCTGGCCGAGATGACCGACGAGGTCGCCGCGCTGGTGCTCCGGGACAACTACGAGCAGGCCGGTGCGCTCGGCACCGCGTGCGCGCAGTCCCGCTCGCTGCTCCCGGTGCACCGGCGGATGATCTCCGACCTGGTCGCGGCGGGACATCTGGACCGCGAACTCGAGGCGCTGCCCAGCGACGCGGAACTGGACGCGCGCGAGCACGGACTCTCCGCGCCGGAGTTCGCGGTGCTGCTCGCGTATACCAAGATCGTCCTGGAGAAGGAGATCCTGGAGGACCCGATCGCGGACGAGCCGTGGACCGCGGACGTGCTCACCAACTACTTCCCGACCGCGCTCCGCGAACGCTACGCCGACCGCATGCCCGGCCACCGGCTGCGCCGCGAGATCGTCACGACCGTCCTGGTCAACGAGGTGGTCAACCGCGGCGGCACGTCGTTCGTCTACCGCGCGATGGACGAGTCCGGCGCGTCCGCGTCCGACGTCATCCGGGCCTACACCGTGGTCCGCGACGTCTTCGGCCTGCGCGACCTGTGGGCCGCGATCGAGGCGCAGGACAACGTCATCCCGACGTCCGCGCAGATCCTGGTCTACCTGGAGGGCCGCCGGCTGATCGACCGCGCGGTCCGCTGGATCGTCGGCAACCGGCGCTCCCCGCTGGACGTACCCGGCGAGACCGCCCGCCTCCGGGCCGGCATCGCCGCGCTGCTGCCACGCCTGGAACGCCAGCTCCAGGGCGCCGAACTCCAGGCCTTCGAGGCGCGCGTCGCCGAGATGACCGAGCAGCAGGTACCACGCGACCTCGCGGTCTGGGCCACCCGCCTGGTCTACAGCTTCGGCCTGCTCGACATCGTCGAGACCGCGTCCGTCACCGGCCGCGACGTCAACGAGGTCGCCGAGGTCTACTTCGTCATCTCCGAACGCCTCCGCGTCGACGCGCTGCTCTCCAAGGTCTCCGCGCTCCCGCGCAACGACCGCTGGCAGACGCTCGCCCGGATGGCACTCCGCTACGACCTCTACGCCGCCCTGGCCGCGCTCACCGCCGAGGTCCTCCAGTCCTCCGACGACACCATCGCCGCCGAGGACCGCGTCAACGCCTGGGAACAGGCCAACTCCTCCGCGCTGACCCGCGCCCGCAAGTCGATGACCGACTTCGGCGAGTCCGCCGGCGACCTGGCCGCGCTCTCGGTCCTGCTCCGCCAGATCCGCACCCTGGTCAAAACCTCAGCCGCAGGCTGA
- a CDS encoding tetratricopeptide repeat protein, translating into MSDPRITSSIFTRGAVDLGALRSTPQPSAAPAPAARPAASAAAPASPSGAVTVIDVTDAGFRTEVLERSLTTPVILDFWAEWCQPCKQLSPVLERLAEEGGGSWILGKVDVDANPGLAQAFQIQSIPMVAAVVGGQPVQGFQGALPEAQVRQYIEVVLKAAGVQAPQHEDPRLAEADDAMMDGDLDAAEAAYKKILNESPADAAAESGLAQVSLFRRVQGVDPGATLSVAAGAPDDVKAQLLAADVEVLSGNAAEAYDRLIKLIRRVFGDERETVRRHLLSLFTVAGPDDPAVASARRALANALF; encoded by the coding sequence CACCCGCGGCGCGGTCGACCTCGGTGCGCTGCGGAGCACCCCGCAGCCGAGCGCCGCGCCCGCGCCCGCGGCGCGTCCCGCCGCCTCCGCCGCAGCCCCCGCCTCGCCGTCCGGCGCGGTCACCGTCATCGACGTGACCGACGCCGGCTTCCGGACCGAGGTGCTGGAGCGGTCCCTGACCACGCCGGTCATCCTCGACTTCTGGGCCGAGTGGTGCCAGCCCTGCAAGCAGCTGTCCCCGGTCCTCGAGCGGCTCGCCGAGGAGGGCGGCGGCTCCTGGATCCTCGGCAAGGTCGACGTGGATGCCAATCCGGGCCTGGCCCAGGCGTTCCAGATCCAGAGCATCCCGATGGTCGCGGCCGTGGTCGGCGGCCAGCCGGTGCAGGGCTTCCAGGGCGCACTGCCCGAGGCCCAGGTCCGGCAGTACATCGAGGTCGTGCTCAAGGCCGCCGGCGTGCAGGCGCCGCAGCACGAGGACCCGCGGCTGGCCGAGGCCGACGACGCGATGATGGACGGCGACCTGGACGCGGCCGAGGCGGCGTACAAGAAGATCCTCAACGAGTCACCGGCCGACGCGGCCGCCGAGTCCGGGCTGGCCCAGGTCTCGCTGTTCCGCCGGGTGCAGGGCGTCGACCCGGGCGCCACGCTCTCCGTCGCGGCCGGTGCGCCGGACGACGTCAAGGCCCAGCTGCTCGCGGCGGACGTCGAGGTGCTCAGCGGCAACGCGGCCGAGGCGTACGACCGGCTGATCAAGCTCATCCGCCGCGTCTTCGGCGACGAGCGCGAGACGGTGCGCCGCCACCTGCTCTCGCTGTTCACCGTCGCCGGCCCGGACGACCCGGCCGTCGCGAGCGCCCGCCGCGCGCTGGCGAACGCGCTGTTCTAA